Proteins encoded within one genomic window of Hevea brasiliensis isolate MT/VB/25A 57/8 chromosome 8, ASM3005281v1, whole genome shotgun sequence:
- the LOC110649294 gene encoding probable cinnamyl alcohol dehydrogenase, translating into MGGLETERVVVGWAARDPSGILSPYTYTLRNTGPEDVLLKVLSCGICHTDIHQVKNELGMSRYPMVPGHEVVGEVVEVGSEVTNFRVGDVVGVGVIVGCCRNCNPCKSDVEQYCNKKIWSYNDVYTDGKTTQGGFAQSMIVDQKFVVKIPDGMSAEQAAPLLCAGLTVYSPLSHFGLNKSGLRGGILGLGGVGHMGVKIAKAMGHHVTVISSSDKKRAEAMEHLGADEYLVSSDATRMQEFADTLDYIIDTVPAVHALEPYLSLLKLDGRLILMGVINAPLQFLTPLVMLGRKSITGSFIGSMKETEEMLEFCKEKGITSMIEVVKMDYVNKALERLEKNDVRYRFVVDVAGSKLEP; encoded by the exons ATGGGTGGCCTTGAAACTGAGAGAGTTGTTGTAGGATGGGCAGCAAGAGACCCATCTGGGATCCTCTCTCCTTATACCTACACGCTCAG AAACACAGGCCCAGAAGATGTTTTGTTGAAGGTTCTCAGCTGTGGAATCTGCCACACTGATATTCATCAAGTGAAGAATGAACTTGGCATGTCAAGATACCCCATGGTTCCTGG GCATGAAGTGGTTGGTGAGGTAGTGGAGGTGGGATCAGAGGTCACTAACTTCAGAGTAGGAGATGTAGTTGGAGTTGGAGTTATTGTTGGATGTTGCAGGAATTGCAACCCATGTAAATCAGATGTTGAGCAGTACTGCAACAAGAAAATCTGGTCCTATAATGATGTCTACACCGATGGAAAAACCACCCAGGGAGGCTTTGCCCAATCCATGATCGTTGATCAAAA GTTTGTGGTGAAAATACCAGATGGGATGTCAGCAGAACAAGCAGCACCACTATTGTGTGCAGGATTGACAGTGTATAGCCCACTTAGCCACTTTGGGTTGAACAAGAGCGGACTAAGAGGAGGCATATTAGGGCTTGGTGGAGTAGGGCATATGGGTGTGAAGATAGCCAAGGCAATGGGACACCATGTGACTGTGATAAGTTCTTCAGACAAGAAGAGAGCGGAGGCTATGGAACATCTTGGTGCTGATGAGTACTTGGTCAGCTCTGATGCAACTCGGATGCAAGAATTTGCTGATACCCTTGATTATATAATTGATACTGTGCCTGCTGTTCATGCTCTTGAGCCCTATCTTTCTCTGTTGAAACTTGATGGAAGGCTGATCTTGATGGGTGTTATCAATGCCCCATTGCAATTTCTCACTCCTTTGGTCATGCTTG ggaGAAAATCAATCACAGGAAGCTTCATAGGAAGCATGAAAGAAACAGAGGAGATGCTTGAATTCTGCAAGGAAAAGGGAATAACCTCCATGATTGAAGTAGTAAAAATGGATTATGTTAACAAAGCACTGGAAAGGCTGGAGAAAAACGATGTCAGATACAGGTTTGTTGTGGATGTTGCAGGCAGCAAACTGGAACCATGA
- the LOC110649295 gene encoding uncharacterized protein LOC110649295 isoform X1, which translates to MLPTSSKVRSSSSASRPNSMLPQYLRRIVKWQQMDIEYTFWQMLHLCTSPKVVYQHTKYHKQTKNQWARDDPAFVVICSLLLAISTLAYCAAYDHSAAHAVFVVISVLIFHFLVSGVVLATCCWFLTNAYLREEAPNSHVVEQRVEWLYAFDVHCNSFFPLFVMLYVIHYFLSPLLVAHGLIPTLLSNMLFMVAASYYHYLNFLGYDVLPFLERTTFFLYPIGIVIVLSPILILSGFNPSRYFMNVYFSQRL; encoded by the exons ATGTTGCCAACCTCGTCGAAAGTCCGTTCATCGTCCTCCGCTTCTCGACCTAACTCCATGCTCCCTCAGTACCTCCGGCGAATTGTCAAG TGGCAACAAATGGATATTGAATATACTTTCTGGCAAATGCTTCATCTTTGCACCTCACCAAAAGTCGT CTATCAGCACACTAAGTATCATAAAC AAACTAAGAATCAATGGGCACGCGATGACCCAGCTTTTGTTGTAATCTGCAGTCTACTTTTGGCAATTTCCACTTTGGCTTATTGTGCTGC GTATGACCACAGTGCTGCACATGCTGTTTTTGTAGTTATCTCTGTGTTGATTTTCCATTTTTTAGTTAGTGGAGTTGTTTTGGCTACATGCTGTTG GTTCCTAACTAATGCATACCTTAGAGAGGAGGCTCCAAATAGTCATGTGGTTGAGCAACGGGTTGAATG GCTTTATGCATTTGATGTGCACTGCAATTCTTTCTTCCCATTGTTTGTTATGCTTTACG TTATACATTATTTTCTATCTCCTCTTTTGGTAGCCCATGGTTTGATACCTACATTGCTGTCAAATATGCTTTTCATGGTGGCGGCCTCCTACTATCATTATCTCAACTTTTTAGGTTATGATG TGCTACCCTTTTTGGAGAGGACAACTTTTTTCCTCTATCCAATTGGCATTGTCATTGTTCTTTCTcccattt TGATCTTAAGTGGCTTCAATCCTTCAAGATATTTTATGAATGTGTACTTTAGTCAAAGGCTGTGA
- the LOC110649295 gene encoding uncharacterized protein LOC110649295 isoform X2 — MLPTSSKVRSSSSASRPNSMLPQYLRRIVKWQQMDIEYTFWQMLHLCTSPKVVYQHTKYHKQTKNQWARDDPAFVVICSLLLAISTLAYCAAYDHSAAHAVFVVISVLIFHFLVSGVVLATCCWFLTNAYLREEAPNSHVVEQRVEWLYAFDVHCNSFFPLFVMLYAHGLIPTLLSNMLFMVAASYYHYLNFLGYDVLPFLERTTFFLYPIGIVIVLSPILILSGFNPSRYFMNVYFSQRL; from the exons ATGTTGCCAACCTCGTCGAAAGTCCGTTCATCGTCCTCCGCTTCTCGACCTAACTCCATGCTCCCTCAGTACCTCCGGCGAATTGTCAAG TGGCAACAAATGGATATTGAATATACTTTCTGGCAAATGCTTCATCTTTGCACCTCACCAAAAGTCGT CTATCAGCACACTAAGTATCATAAAC AAACTAAGAATCAATGGGCACGCGATGACCCAGCTTTTGTTGTAATCTGCAGTCTACTTTTGGCAATTTCCACTTTGGCTTATTGTGCTGC GTATGACCACAGTGCTGCACATGCTGTTTTTGTAGTTATCTCTGTGTTGATTTTCCATTTTTTAGTTAGTGGAGTTGTTTTGGCTACATGCTGTTG GTTCCTAACTAATGCATACCTTAGAGAGGAGGCTCCAAATAGTCATGTGGTTGAGCAACGGGTTGAATG GCTTTATGCATTTGATGTGCACTGCAATTCTTTCTTCCCATTGTTTGTTATGCTTTACG CCCATGGTTTGATACCTACATTGCTGTCAAATATGCTTTTCATGGTGGCGGCCTCCTACTATCATTATCTCAACTTTTTAGGTTATGATG TGCTACCCTTTTTGGAGAGGACAACTTTTTTCCTCTATCCAATTGGCATTGTCATTGTTCTTTCTcccattt TGATCTTAAGTGGCTTCAATCCTTCAAGATATTTTATGAATGTGTACTTTAGTCAAAGGCTGTGA
- the LOC110649295 gene encoding uncharacterized protein LOC110649295 isoform X4, translating to MLPTSSKVRSSSSASRPNSMLPQYLRRIVKWQQMDIEYTFWQMLHLCTSPKVVYQHTKYHKQTKNQWARDDPAFVVICSLLLAISTLAYCAAYDHSAAHAVFVVISVLIFHFLVSGVVLATCCWFLTNAYLREEAPNSHVVEQRVEWLYAFDVHCNSFFPLFVMLYAHGLIPTLLSNMLFMVAASYYHYLNFLGYDVILSGFNPSRYFMNVYFSQRL from the exons ATGTTGCCAACCTCGTCGAAAGTCCGTTCATCGTCCTCCGCTTCTCGACCTAACTCCATGCTCCCTCAGTACCTCCGGCGAATTGTCAAG TGGCAACAAATGGATATTGAATATACTTTCTGGCAAATGCTTCATCTTTGCACCTCACCAAAAGTCGT CTATCAGCACACTAAGTATCATAAAC AAACTAAGAATCAATGGGCACGCGATGACCCAGCTTTTGTTGTAATCTGCAGTCTACTTTTGGCAATTTCCACTTTGGCTTATTGTGCTGC GTATGACCACAGTGCTGCACATGCTGTTTTTGTAGTTATCTCTGTGTTGATTTTCCATTTTTTAGTTAGTGGAGTTGTTTTGGCTACATGCTGTTG GTTCCTAACTAATGCATACCTTAGAGAGGAGGCTCCAAATAGTCATGTGGTTGAGCAACGGGTTGAATG GCTTTATGCATTTGATGTGCACTGCAATTCTTTCTTCCCATTGTTTGTTATGCTTTACG CCCATGGTTTGATACCTACATTGCTGTCAAATATGCTTTTCATGGTGGCGGCCTCCTACTATCATTATCTCAACTTTTTAGGTTATGATG TGATCTTAAGTGGCTTCAATCCTTCAAGATATTTTATGAATGTGTACTTTAGTCAAAGGCTGTGA
- the LOC110649295 gene encoding uncharacterized protein LOC110649295 isoform X3 has protein sequence MLPTSSKVRSSSSASRPNSMLPQYLRRIVKWQQMDIEYTFWQMLHLCTSPKVVYQHTKYHKQTKNQWARDDPAFVVICSLLLAISTLAYCAAYDHSAAHAVFVVISVLIFHFLVSGVVLATCCWFLTNAYLREEAPNSHVVEQRVEWLYAFDVHCNSFFPLFVMLYVIHYFLSPLLVAHGLIPTLLSNMLFMVAASYYHYLNFLGYDVILSGFNPSRYFMNVYFSQRL, from the exons ATGTTGCCAACCTCGTCGAAAGTCCGTTCATCGTCCTCCGCTTCTCGACCTAACTCCATGCTCCCTCAGTACCTCCGGCGAATTGTCAAG TGGCAACAAATGGATATTGAATATACTTTCTGGCAAATGCTTCATCTTTGCACCTCACCAAAAGTCGT CTATCAGCACACTAAGTATCATAAAC AAACTAAGAATCAATGGGCACGCGATGACCCAGCTTTTGTTGTAATCTGCAGTCTACTTTTGGCAATTTCCACTTTGGCTTATTGTGCTGC GTATGACCACAGTGCTGCACATGCTGTTTTTGTAGTTATCTCTGTGTTGATTTTCCATTTTTTAGTTAGTGGAGTTGTTTTGGCTACATGCTGTTG GTTCCTAACTAATGCATACCTTAGAGAGGAGGCTCCAAATAGTCATGTGGTTGAGCAACGGGTTGAATG GCTTTATGCATTTGATGTGCACTGCAATTCTTTCTTCCCATTGTTTGTTATGCTTTACG TTATACATTATTTTCTATCTCCTCTTTTGGTAGCCCATGGTTTGATACCTACATTGCTGTCAAATATGCTTTTCATGGTGGCGGCCTCCTACTATCATTATCTCAACTTTTTAGGTTATGATG TGATCTTAAGTGGCTTCAATCCTTCAAGATATTTTATGAATGTGTACTTTAGTCAAAGGCTGTGA